Genomic window (Juglans microcarpa x Juglans regia isolate MS1-56 chromosome 2S, Jm3101_v1.0, whole genome shotgun sequence):
TATTTAGCATCCGCAGCAAGTCCCTTGACAAGAACCGAGTAAGTATAGGCATTTGGGGCGATCCCTGAGGCAAGCATGCGCAAGTAGACTCTAAGAGCCTCCTTGGGCTGACCGGCATTGGTATAAGCCTCGATGACGGCGGTATAGGCCACCACACTGGGTATGTAACCCTTTTCCTTGATCTGAGCGAAGAGTTCCGAGGCCTCGTTGGTGAGTCCGTCTTCAGACAAAGCGTCGAACATCTTATCGGCATGTTTGAGCAGACCGTCTTTTGCCCTCATGTGGTGGAAAATCTCTTGCAAATTGTTTGGGTCCTTGGGCTCCTCTACGACGGCCATCTTATCGAAGGGTTGGATTTCTTTGGTGCCCCTGGCCTTGGTCTTGTCATTTTGGCCGTCTTCGTCCTCTTTCTTGGTGATGTTGGAGCCGGCTTCGGTGGCAAATAATCTGTCGTGTCTGTGAATCGAAGATAACATCGACTCTCCGCTTGGAAAGCAATAGCATGGAGGAGAGATTCTGGAGTTGCGTGCAGACGCCGGTACAAATGATTCTGATTGAAACGGAGGCGACGCGTGGAGGAAAGTTAAGAGGCGCTTGCCGAAGGTCAgatggagagagggagaagtgTTAGATG
Coding sequences:
- the LOC121252616 gene encoding pentatricopeptide repeat-containing protein At5g46100-like — encoded protein: MAGARSISRAFLQASNTSPSLHLTFGKRLLTFLHASPPFQSESFVPASARNSRISPPCYCFPSGESMLSSIHRHDRLFATEAGSNITKKEDEDGQNDKTKARGTKEIQPFDKMAVVEEPKDPNNLQEIFHHMRAKDGLLKHADKMFDALSEDGLTNEASELFAQIKEKGYIPSVVAYTAVIEAYTNAGQPKEALRVYLRMLASGIAPNAYTYSVLVKGLAADAKYIRDAKKYVMEMMSNGMRPNAGTYMAVFEALAGERKLGEAREFLEQMKNNGFLPDEKAVRKVLNKQQGRSMWRGSFIDAFLFKTKKNRDLLVNRKIWSRRSIIWPEFVNCVVRIYNGKAFVRCKLTEQKVGHKFGEFALTRKRRPRTKLAQGKKSGKK